The proteins below come from a single Drosophila kikkawai strain 14028-0561.14 chromosome 3R, DkikHiC1v2, whole genome shotgun sequence genomic window:
- the pre-mod(mdg4)-Z gene encoding uncharacterized protein pre-mod(mdg4)-Z, whose product MFLISRKGGTLLTINNFIYRSNLKFFGKSNNILYWECVQNRSVKCRSRLKTIGDDLYVTNDVHNHIGDNRRIENARASGMLIHKKLSSLTAADKMQGSWKLETTEANQDPQPKM is encoded by the exons ATGTTCCTGATAAGCCGAAAGGGCGGCACACTGCTGACCATCAACAACTTCATCTACCGCTCCAATCTCAAGTTCTTTGGCAAGAGCAACAACATTCTCTATTGGGAGTGTGTCCAAAACCGATCGGTCAAGTGCCGCAGTCGCCTGAAAACCATCGGCGATGATCTCTACGTGACCAATG ATGTGCACAATCACATTGGCGACAACAGGCGCATTGAGAATGCCAGGGCCTCTGGCATGCTGATCCACAAAAAGCTGAGCTCGCTCACGGCCGCCGACAAGATGCAGGGTTCTTGGAAGCTGGAAACCACCGAGGCAAACCAGGACCCGCAGCCTAAGATGTAA
- the pre-mod(mdg4)-T gene encoding modifier of mdg4: VALFLHFAAATSASAAIAVPPRKRGRPKTKVEDATPKPKLLDKLRAATKNEANSEPAVYASTTKGGVKLIFDGHLFKFSFRKADYSVFQCCYREHGEECKVRVVCDQKRVFPYDGEHMHFMQASDKSCLPSQFMPGESGAIASMDNTRDRKPMIKSKTKLDDTEPEPEPEPEEEVEEFEIQEIDELELEESTAGAEEKLPVKEPAAEVDPNDFREKIKRRLQKALQNKKK; the protein is encoded by the exons GTTGCACTTTTTCTCCATTTCGCAGCCGCCACATCCGCATCGGCAGCAATCGCAGTGCCTCCGAGAAAACGCGGCAGACCCAAAACAAAAGTTGAAGATGCGACGCCGAAGCCGAAGCTCCTGGACAAACTGCGGGCGGCCACCAAGAACGAGGCGAACAGCGAGCCGGCGGTGTACGCCTCCACCACTAAGG GCGGCGTCAAGCTGATCTTCGATGGCCACTTGTTCAAGTTCTCGTTCCGCAAGGCTGACTACTCGGTGTTCCAATGCTGCTACCGCGAGCACGGCGAAGAGTGCAAGGTGCGGGTGGTGTGCGATCAGAAGCGGGTGTTCCCATACGACGGCGAGCATATGCACTTCATGCAGGCCAGCGACAAGAGCTGCCTGCCCTCGCAGTTCATGCCGGGGGAATCGGGGGCCATAGCCTCGATGGACAACACCAGAGATCGAAAGCCAATGATAAAAAGCAAAACTAAGTTGGACGACACCGAGCCCGAGCCCGAACCAGAACCCGAGGAGGAAGTCGAAGAGTTTGAGATTCAGGAGATAGACGAGCTCGAGCTGGAAGAATCGACGGCTGGTGCCGAGGAGAAGCTCCCTGTTAAGGAGCCCGCCGCAGAGGTGGATCCGAATGATTTCCGCGAGAAGATCAAGCGGCGCCTGCAGAAGGCTTTGCAAAACAAGAAGAAGTGA